In Fimbriimonadaceae bacterium, the genomic window GTGGCCGCAGGAAGCCTCTCGCACTCCCTGTATGGTACGACGCGGGTGGACGAGCGCCATCGGCATCGCTTTGAAGTGAATAACGACTTCCGCGAAAAGCTCCAGGAGCACGGGATGGTGATTTCGGGCGTATCCCCGGATTACCGACTCGTGGAAATGATCGAGGTGCCAAGCCACCCGTTCTTCATCGCCACACAAGCCCACCCGGAATTCAAGTCGCGACCAAACCGTCCGCACCCGCTCTTCCGCGGTCTGGTTGAGGCTGCGCTTCGAACCGTTCCGGCTTCGGTCGCCTAGTCGCGATCCCGGCTCGAGCGGGCGGTCAGGCGAATCGGTGTCCCTTCGAGCTTGAATTCCTTCCGCAACTGGTTCTCCAGGTATCGCTGGTAGCTGAAGTGGAGAATGTCAGGATCGTTGCAGAAGACTACGAACGTCGGCGGCCTCGCCGCAACCTGCGTGCTGTAGTAAATCCGCAGAGCCTTACCTTTAGTGGTGTAGGGTCGGCGATCGCAAGCCTCTTGGATCAAGCGGTTGAGTCGGCCCGTCGAAATCCTGAAGTTCCAGGACTCGAGCGCCTTTAGGACGGTGTCCAGAACCGGCTCCAAACCCGCGGTTTCCTTGGCACTGGTGAAGCAGATTTCGGCATAGGCAAGCTCGGGGAATTCGCGGCGAAACTGAGCGACAAAATCCTTCTTGGCTCCGGAATTCTTGCGAGGCTCACCGTCCGGCGGCTCGACTAAATCCCATTTGTTCACGGCGATCACGCAGGCCCTGCCCTGGTCGTGGGCCATTTTCGCGATGCGCTTGTCACCGTCCGTCAAACCCTCGTCGCCGTCCACCACGATCAGGGCACAGTGGCACCTCTCGATCGCTTGTGACGCCCGCATCGCCATGTAGTACTCGACGGTTCCTTGAATCTTGCCGCGCCGCCGAAGGCCGGCGGTGTCAATCAGCCGAAACGTGTCGCCCTTGTACTGGATGAGGGTGTCGATGGCATCGCGAGTCGTGCCTGGAATATCGCTGACAATGGAGCGGACTTCCCCCGTGAAGGCGTTAAGCATCGACGACTTCCCCACATTCGGGCGTCCAACAATGGCGAGTCGAATCTCCTCGCTAAGATCGTCCTCTTCAGCCGCGACCGGAAACTCATTAACTACTTCATCCAGAAGGTCTGATACCCCTCGGCCATGGATGGAACTGATCGGAAAGACCTCACCAAGCCCAAGCGAATAGAACTCCGGCGCCATCGCCGCACGGTTCGGGTTATCGGCCTTGTTGACAACGATGTAAAGTGGCTTTTTCACGCCGCGCAGGTGGTTAGCCAGTTCCATATCGTCGGGCCGGAGCCCTTCCCCGCCATCAACAAGGAACAGGATGACGTCGGCTTCCGCGAGCGCGACCTGGGCCTGCGTCCGAATCTGCTCGATGAGCGGATCATCGTCAGAGAAGAGGATTCCGCCGGTATCGACGACCGTGAACTTCCGCTTCTTCCAAGTTGCTTCAGCATAGAGCCGGTCACGGGTCACTCCCGGCTGGTCTTCCACGACCGCAACACGCTTACCAACGAGGCGGTTAAAGAACGTGCTCTTGCCGACGTTCGGCCGCCCGACGATGACGACGGTGGGAATTTTGGCGCTCATAGTCGGGACCTAGCAGGGTACCCGCCCTGCCCGTCCCAACAAGGACGATCCTTAGCCGTCCACGTCGAAGGCGAGATCCCATCCCGTCGGCGTATGGGTGCTGGTGTTGAAAGGATCCCACAGATAGGCATTGCCGTTGTTCGGAAAGCCTCCGCCCCAATTTGATCGGGAAATGTGGAACGTCCGGCCCGAAGTCGAGACCTCAACCGGTGTCATCCGGAACCAATACGTGCCCGGCGCCAGGAACAGCGTGCCGTTCGTGTTGATCCGTACCTTGGCATTCGTTGTTACGCCGGCGAAGTTTGGCATGACGGGAAACGTCACCTGAGTCGAAGATCCGGTAACGATCAGGCTGTAAACGATCGTGCCCGGCTGGCCGAATTGGTCGACGCAAAGGTCCACCTGCCAGGTCGGAATCGACTGCCAGGCGGCGATACTCATCGGCGAGTTCGCCCCAGTCGCACGGACGTGCGCTTCAAAATAGTTGATCGAAGCCGAGACGCTTAAGGTGAAATCTTCCTCTGCGACCATGGAGGCGGGCGGGACGTCTGGGAAAATCTGGTTGGGCACCCATTGGGTGGAGCTGATCGTAGCAACCGGACCGATCTGGTTGTGGACGAGAACCGCATGGGCGGAAGGTAGAGCCAGTGCTGCGGCGGCGAAGGCGGTTAGGTGCCTGAAGTTCCTCATGGTTACCGAGTGCTTTCTAAGGTTAGGGCTGTTGCAGCCTGGGACTTTGGACTCATCGCTCGCTATTCGTAAAGGGCCGCTTTCGCTCGCGTGTCTTCGCCCTTTTGCGCCAGCTTCATCGCTTTCGCAATCTGTGAAAGTCCAGAGCAGAGGCCTAAAACCTGAGCGGCGAACCCGATGGCGAAGAGGGGAACGGCTGTAACAACATTGCCGATTTCAAGGAGCGCTTCGCCAACCATCGCTAGCGATATTCCGAATCCGGTTAGCGTCGTTTCCCTGACGCAGACCCGCCACCAGTGCAAGTTCGCTAAGACGACGCCCATCGCCACGAAGGCCCCCGCAACTGCCAACCCTACCACACCCATCCTTATCGTTGATACACGGTAGTCAGTCGTCTCGTTGCAATGTTCACTGCCCCAGATACAGCCCGGTACACTGACCGGCGATGGCAGAAGTCCATACCTATCCCGTTTCCGTCGACTGGACCGGTGGTCGCGATGGAAGCGGCACCATTAAGGCCAGCCGAAGCGGCGTTACCAACCCTCTCAGCGTGCCTCCGGAGTTTCAGGGGCCTGGCAACGGCACCAATCCGGAAGAGCTGCTGACCAGCGCCGTCGCCGGTTGCTACACCATCACGTTCGGCATCATCGCTGCCAACCGAAAGCTTCCAGTCGCCAGTATCCGAGCTGAAGCGGTTGGCGAGGTCGAGCAAGCTGGAGCGCAATTCACTTACAAGCAAGTCACGATTCGGCCCAGAATCACGCTCGAAGCCGGCGCAACGGAAGAACAGGTCAAAATGGCTGAGGAAATGGCGCATAAGGCCGATTCCTACTGCATCGTCACCAACGCCTTGCGCGGAAAAGTAGAGATCAAGGTCGAGCCCGAAGTTTCGGTCGGCTGACATGGGTACGAAACTCGTAGCGGGCAATTGGAAAATGAACGGGACCATTCCCGGATCCGCCGCTCTGCTCGAGGCCTTTCTTCGCGACATCGACCTCAAGGCCCAAACCGCGGTCGATGTCGTCGTCTGTCCGCCATTTCTCAGCATCGCGAGAATTCGTGAGCTCATTCGAACTGCGCCGGTCAAGCTTGGTGCGCAGGACGTGTTCTGGGCAGAATCAGGCGCTTTCACCGGCAAGGTCAGCGCGACGATGCTTTTTGATGCCGGCGTCGAGTTCTGCATTGTCGGTCATTCCGAAACTCGAGGCCGTTTTGGAAAGCTGGAGACGCCCGTTTCGACGCTTCCCTACTTTGGTGAGACCAACGAGACCATCAACCTAAAGCTTAAGGCGCTTCTGTACCACAGCATTACGCCGATCCTTTGTGTCGGGGAGAACGCTGCCGAACGCGACGCTGGCCATACTGACGAGGTCATCATCCAGCAGCTTGACCAGGCTCTGGTCGGCATCGATCCCGCTGAACTCTATACCTTTGTGGTCGCCTACGAGCCGGTCTGGGCCATTGGCACCGGCAACACGTGCGACGCCGCTGAGGCCCAGCGGGTCTGCCAGATGATCCGGGTTCATCTCGTGGAGCGAGTTGGAGCGGACGTTGCGGAGATGGTACGCATTCTTTACGGTGGGAGCGTGAAGGCCGGAAACGCCAAAGAGCTGTTCAGCCAGCCAGACATCGATGGTGGGCTTGTCGGTGGCGCGAGCCTCGACGCGTTCGAGTTTGCCCAGATCGTCCTTGCCGCATGAAGTCCAAGACGGTTGAGCAGACCCGCGTCGAAATGTCGCAGGTGATGACACCCAATGATGCGAACTTCCTTGGCAAGGTGTTTGGCGGCAGCATTCTTTCAATGATCGACCTCGTCGCCTACACGACCGCAAGCAAGTTCGCAGGCAACGTCTGCGTCACAGCGAGCTTCGATCACGTTGACTTCCACGTACCCATCGAAGTAGGAGACCTCGTCAGCATGATCGGGCATGTCAGCTACGCCGGGCGGACGTCGGTCGAGATCACGATCGAAATTTTTGCCGAGAATGTCTTGAGCAGCGAGCGCCGTCATACCAACACCGCGCGAGTCACGATGGTCGCTATCCACGACGGAAAACCAACGCCCGTACCGCAGCTGATCTGCAACACGCGTGAGGAGCGCTTACGCTTTCTTAGCGCAAAAGTCCGAAGAGAGCTCAGGGGCAAGCAGCTTGCCGAACTGGAACGCATTCACGCCGAATATGCCCAGAAGACGGATGAAGAGCTTGCCGAACTGATGTCGCTGCCTCGCCTCGGCGTTTAAGGCGTGTAGGTTGCGCCCTGCAGTTTCTTGAAGGCCGCTTTTTGGGCAGTGGTCAGTTTGGCGAGGATCGATGTCTCCGTAGCGACCCTGATCTTCTCGACCTGCGGAGCAACTCGCTTTTCGGCAGCGGCCATGTCGGCCCGCAATTGGTTTTCCAGCTTGGCTTTTTCGGCATCCGTCTTCGGATCCTTGTCCTTGTACTTAGCCAGCACCTTCTGTAGCTCGGCAGCTTGAATCTTGCTCGCCTTGGTCATGTTGTCGGTGATGACCTTTCGGATGGAAGCGGCGGTCGACTTTGGCACCCCGATTTTCGTACAGACTCGATCGTCGCTTAGCGCGGCCGGACCGACAACCTGGATGCTGATCTCAGCCAACCGCTTGATCTGCGCAGGCTTCAGCTGCTTGAGTACGCCATCCTTCAAATCCTTGAAAATCGCCTCAAACTTGGGGTCCATCCCGGCCGCCGCCACACTCTTTTTCGCCTTCTCCATTTCCTTTCCGTATTTCTGAAGCGCAGCGCCGTGCTTGGATGCGTATTCGTTCATCTTCGCGCGCTGGGCTTCCGTGATTCCGAGGTGCTTTTGAAGCTTCTTGTCCTGCAGGATCACGATATTGGCGACGTAGTGGTCGAACGATTCCTGAACGGGCGCGCCGCCGAGCAATAGAACAAGCCAAACGAAAAAGGCCATAGGCTAAGTATGAGACGTATCGACAGGAACTCCAGATTCCCGGCCGTCGGTTGAAGGTCCTGGTGCGCAAGATTACACGGCGCGAGGCGTTCGGCCTTGGGATTGCCGGCGTTGCTTCGGTCGCCTGCTACCAGTTCGGAAGTGCCGACCGCATCCGTGTCGAACGCCACGAACTGCGGGTTCCGCGCTGGTCCGCCGATGGCTTCAAGGTTGCTCTCCTCACCGATCTCCACGTTGATTCGGCTGTGAAATATGAAAGGGCGATCGAAGCCTGGCAACTTGCCTTTTCCGAACGGCCCGACGCCATCCTCTTGGGGGGCGACTTTATCAGCGACTCATCTCCAGTTGCCCGATCGCTGACTGAAAAGACCCTTAGGCTATGCGCGTCGACGTCCACTCCCACGTATGGCGTGCTTGGCAACCACGACTATTGGGCCGGGATTGCTTCCGAGACGATCCCGATGCTTGCGGCGGCGCTCGCCTCCAATCGTTCTGGACTGCTGCGGAACGAGACGGTCGAAATCGACGGTGTCACGATTTGTGGAATCGATGACGGGCTGGTTGATCGGGATCGTCACGACCGCCTATCACCGTCGAACGACCGAAATGTCATTTGTCTGTTCCATGAGCCGGACTTTGTCGACCGCATCGACTCCCGGGCCTCGATCATGCTTGCCGGCCACAGCCACGGTGGCCAAATCTGCCTGCCCTTTGGCTTGCCGCTCCACATGCCAAAGGGAGCGAGAACCTATATTGCCGGCTTCTACGACTTGGATCCGGTGCCGCTTTACGTGTCCCGCGGTATCGGCACAATCGGCCCCGACCGACGGCTCTTCTGTCCGCCGGAAGTAACGATCCTGACGCTCTGGTCGGGGTGATGTTTACCGGAAGAAGTCGAACGCTTCCAATTTCGCCTTGACCGACTGCAAAAACCGCCCGGCCAAGAGCCCGTCGACGATGCGATGGTCATAGGTCAGCACCAAGTTCATGATGGACCGGATGCCGATCATGTCGTCGACGATAACCGGCTTCTTCTGGATCGTATAGGTCCCAAGAATTCCTGCCTGCGGAGCATTGATCATCGGCGTGCCAAGGACTGCGCCATACGAACCCGGGTTGGTCAACGTAAACGTCCCACCTTGCACGTCGGCAACGGCAAGACTGTTCGAACGGGCCTTGGAGGCGATCTCCTCAAGCTCCTTGGCGATCTCGATCAGGCCCTTTTTGTGGCAATCACGGATGACGGGGACGATAAGCCCCTCATCACCCTTCGATCCCAGAGCGACGGCAACTCCCATGTGAACCGCGCGGTTCAAGTGGATTTGCCCATCCTGAAGGGAGCTGTTGACCAAGGGAAACTCTTGCAGTGCTTCCGTCAAAGCCTTGATAAAGAAGGGAGTGTAGGTGAACTTCACTCCAAACTGAGCTTGGAAGGAGTCCTTGTTCGCCGAACGGAAGCCGACCATCTTCGTCACGTCCACGTCGGTCAGCGTGCTCACCGTGGGAACTTGCGAGCTCCGCACCATGGCCTCGGCGATCATCTTTCGCATCCCGGCCAGCGGCACGATCTCTGTTTCCGGGCCGGCAGCCGGAGGCGTAGTCGTTGGTGCGGGCCGAAGTTCCGCCGGTGAACTCGCAGGCGTTCCTGAGCGGCTTGCCAAGAAGGCTTCCAGATCTTTCTTGTTGACTCTGCCGCCCGCCCCGCTCCCTTTGATTCCGGCCAGCTCGGTCTCCGCGATGCCGTTCGCTTTGGCCATGGATCGCACGACAGGCGAGTACCAGCGCCGTTCGCCAGGGGACGGAGCCGTCACATCGGCCGGCGAAGTTTTGGTTTCCGGAGCCGGAACCTGGATTTCCGCTTTGGGGGCAGGGGCTGAAGGTGCCTCTGTCGTCGTTGCCGCTGCCTGCCCGGCTTGAGCTCCATCGTCGATCAGTCCCATCGCATGAAACACTTCCACGGGTTCGCCCTCCTTGATCAGGATTTGGGTGAGGACACCAGACGCTGGGGATGGCAGCTCAGTATTGACCTTGTCGGTCATGATCTCAACGATCGGCTCGTCTTCCTTCACAAATTCGCCAATTTTTTTGAGCCAGCGGCTGACGGTTCCTTCGTGCACGCCCTCACCTAGTTCGGGCATGAGAATCTCGACGGGCATTGGTCAATCGTACCTTTTGAAGCCGAATCCTAGGCTCGCGGGTACCCTGAGACGATGCTCGATTCCCTGACGAAGCGCCTATCCGGCATCTTTGGCGGACTTCGTCGCAAGGGGCGGCTGAGCGAGTCGGACGTCGCCGACATGTTGCGCGAGATTCGCGTGGCGTTGCTCGAAGCCGATGTCAACTTCCAGGTTGCCAAGCAGTTTGTCGCGGCCATAAAGGAGAAGGCGGTCGGCGAAGCGGTTTTCGGCAGCCTCAATGCCGACCAGACGATCATCAAGATCGTTCGAGACGAGTTGGTGTCGCTGCTCGGCGAAGGTGAGACACGGTTCAACTGGTCCCCTTCTCCGCCAACGGTCGTGCTCCTTTGCGGCCTGCAGGGCTCGGGAAAGACAACGACTGCGGCGAAGCTCGCCCGTTGGCTCGGCGGCCAGGGCAAGAAGGCGATGCTGGCTGCCTGCGACATCCAGCGGCCGGCGGCGGTTAAGCAACTCGAGGTTCTTGGCGAACAAATCGAGGTTCCCGTTTACGCGAAGCTCGACGGCACAAAGCCGCCACAGATCGCTCGTGAGGCACTTGAGCGTGCCAAATACCTGATGCTCGATGTCCTGATCGTGGACACCGCTGGTCGCCTCACGATCGACGACGACCTAATGGCAGAGCTGAAGCAGGTCGCCGACGCGGTAAGGCCCTCCGAGGTGTTGCTCGTCCTCGATTCGACCACGGGCCAGGAAGCCGTTACCGTCGCTCAGCACTTTAACGAGCGAATCTCGCTCACCGGCACCATTTTCACCAAGCTGGACGGAGATACCCGAGGTGGCGCCGTTCTGTCTGTCCGGGCCACCGCTGGAGTCCCAGTACGTTTCGTTGGTATCGGCGAGCAAACCGACGCCCTCGATCTTTTCTATCCGGGGCGAATGGCAGAGCGCATCCTCGGCATGGGCGACGTGATGGGGATCATCGAGCGGGCGGAGCAGGTTCTTGACCGGAGCGAAGCCGAGAGTCTGGAAAAGAAGATTCGCGGCGGGGCGATGGACTTCAACGACTTCCTTTCACAGATCGCGATGATGCGGAAGATGGGTCCGATCCAAAACCTCTTGAAAATGGTGCCTGGAATCTCGCAGGTCCCTGAAGAGATGCTCGGGCAGGTTAACGACGGAAAGATAAAGCAATTGGAGGCAATCATGCTTAGCATGACGCCCAAAGAACGGTCAAATCCGGATATACTAAACGGCTCTCGGAGGAAGCGGATTGCTGCTGGTTCAGGCCGCACCGTCGAGGAAGTCAACCAGCTGATCAAACAGCTGTATGAGATGCGCCGCAACATGAAGCAGTTTTCAAAGCTTGAAAAGCGCTTCAAGAAGCACAAGCGCCGCTAAGCTACAGGAACTGGAGAATATTTTTGGTAAAGATTCGATTGCGACGTATGGGCAACAAGGGCCGGCCGTTCTACCGCATCGTGGTAGCTCGATCGACCGCAGCCCGGAATGGCAGCTTCGTTGAGGTGCTGGGAACTTACGACCCGCTAACCCGACCCTCGACCGTTAAGCTCGACAATGAGCGCGCTCTTCACTGGTTGCTGACCGGCGCGCAGCCGACTGAAACGATGGCCCACATTCTCCAGCGCGAGGGCGTGCTTGAGAAGTTCTTCGAGCAGCGGCCCGCTGCCAAGCAGAAGTACAAGGGTCTCAATAAGGTCACGGCGGCGATGTCGCGCAAATCCGTGGTCGAAGCTCCTGCGCCAGCAGAAAAGACAGAGGCCCCTGCAGCCGCTCCGATGGTCGGAGAGGTTGCCGCCACGGTGGCGGAAACGGCTCCGGTCGTCGAAGCGCCCGCAGCTGAGGAAGCAGTCAGCGAAGAAGTCGTGGCCGAAATTGCCGAATCTCCGGTTGCAGAAGCTGCACCCGAGCCCGTCGCCGAGGAAGCCGCCGAAGAGAAACCGGCAGACGCTTAAGCCATGAACCTAACACCACTCGTCGAGAAGCTCGTTAAGAACATCGTTACCGAACCAGAGTCCGTGATGGTCGATGCCACCAAGGGACCAGACGGCCTCGTCTTCAACGTCACGGTTTCGCCCAACGATGTGGGCAAGGTGATCGGCAAGAACGGCCGCGTGATCTCCGCCGTTCGGTACGTGGTTTCCGCTGCAGCCGCCAAGGATCGCCAAAAGGCGTACGTCAAAGTCGTCACCGACTAACCCACTTGCCCAAAAAAACAAGCGCCGACGACCGCGTTCAAATCGGACAGGTCGTTGGCGTTTTTGGTTTAAAGGGCCATGTCAAAGTCAAAATCCTCACCGAGTTCACGGAGCGATTCGAGCCAGGCCAGAAACTGTGGATCGACGGTCACGAGCGGGAGATCCTCGATGCCAAGTGGCACCGCGACCAAGCTCGGATTGCGCTTGCCGGCATTAGCACTCCCGAACTCGCGGAGTCACTACGCTGGAAGTATCTCGAAGTGCCGAAGTCGGAACGGCCCAACCTTGAGGAGGACGAATACTACGTCGACGATCTAATCGGGTTTGAGGCCTTTGATGCCAGTGGCAAACCCCTTGGCAAGGTAAACGACGTGATCGCCGCCCCGGCGCACGACATTCTCGATATCGGAGGGGTTCTGGTGCCTGCCGTTGAGGAATTCGTCGTGGAGATCGACTTGGACAACGAGCGAGTCGTCATCCAGCCCATCCCGGGACTGTTCGATGACGACTCGGTTGAGGCGCGTTAGTCGATCTTTTGGGAGCTGAGATACTTTTGAATCGTGGCTGCCTGATTCGATGACATCTTCTTGGCCGTCTTCTTGAGCATGCTCATGAAGTGAGCGACCTCTTCTTTCTTGACCGGATGGCCCGTGTTGGAGCCCTGGTCGCCGGGTTTCATCAGCGAATCCGCCAGCTTCTTGCCACCCGGATCGACAACCACGAAGTAAGGTAGTCCGGCCTTGTCGCCACCCATCTTGGTTAGGAACTCCATGCCACCGGCGGTTTCGTCGGCCTTCTTCTGCTGGCTCTCCATTACGGTCATGTGGACCACCACGTAGTTGTCATCGAAGATCGACTTGTACTCCGGAATGGCCATAAACTCGTCGAGCTTCTTGCACCAGCCGCACCACGAGGCGTGGAAGATCACCATGACGTTCTTGCCCTGCGCCTTGGCCTTGCCGCCGGCGTCAGCAAGAAGCTTCTCAGCGCTGTCACCACCCGCGAACGCGGCACTGACCAACAAGACGGCGACGACACTTGTCAGGAGTTTTCGCATCATGCCTCCACGATACCTGTACGAGAACCAGCCCACGCGCGCCTGATCTCAGGATCAGTGGCCCTATCCGCGGTGCCTCAGCTCGGAATCTCCGCCGTGAAGCTCGCTGCGGGCGGCTTCGTCCATTTTGAGCTGCTCGATGACGTCGAGAATCGGGCTGGAGCTGGATAGTCGATCGGTTAGCGAAGGCGTTTGGGCACGGATCGTTTCAATGCGATCGCCCAGCTCGGCGAGGATCGCTATGTCATCGATGACCTGTATCCGGACCGCCGATGCCGTTTCTGGTGACGCTTCGAGCAATGCCACCTGGTTGACGACACCGATCATCGTATCGTTAAGTGCCTCCCGGATCGCCGGCCGCATCTTATCGATCGTCGGCGAGTTGTAGGCTCCTTGAATCTGGACCAAGCCGCTCACCCGGTTGTATTGTGCGGCCGCCGCATCGAGCAACTCGAAGGCACTCTCATGCATAACCTGGGAGCACGTGCGCCTTCCCATTGACCACTGGAACCGCTGGGAACAGCCACCGTTTCCACCAGCCCAGGACGACCACCCGACATGGCTGGCCAGTTTGATCACGAGCCGCTGTCCTTCTGCCGAGAGTCGCGTTTCAGGTCTGGTCGCTTCCTGCATCTTTCTCTTGGCGAACAGGGCGCCGATGCCGCAGCCGATTCCCAAAGCGAGCATTCCAGCCCCGACCCACAGCA contains:
- the tpiA gene encoding Triosephosphate isomerase; protein product: MGTKLVAGNWKMNGTIPGSAALLEAFLRDIDLKAQTAVDVVVCPPFLSIARIRELIRTAPVKLGAQDVFWAESGAFTGKVSATMLFDAGVEFCIVGHSETRGRFGKLETPVSTLPYFGETNETINLKLKALLYHSITPILCVGENAAERDAGHTDEVIIQQLDQALVGIDPAELYTFVVAYEPVWAIGTGNTCDAAEAQRVCQMIRVHLVERVGADVAEMVRILYGGSVKAGNAKELFSQPDIDGGLVGGASLDAFEFAQIVLAA
- the ypbG_1 gene encoding putative protein YpbG codes for the protein MRKITRREAFGLGIAGVASVACYQFGSADRIRVERHELRVPRWSADGFKVALLTDLHVDSAVKYERAIEAWQLAFSERPDAILLGGDFISDSSPVARSLTEKTLRLCASTSTPTYGVLGNHDYWAGIASETIPMLAAALASNRSGLLRNETVEIDGVTICGIDDGLVDRDRHDRLSPSNDRNVICLFHEPDFVDRIDSRASIMLAGHSHGGQICLPFGLPLHMPKGARTYIAGFYDLDPVPLYVSRGIGTIGPDRRLFCPPEVTILTLWSG
- the rpsP gene encoding 30S ribosomal protein S16, producing MGNKGRPFYRIVVARSTAARNGSFVEVLGTYDPLTRPSTVKLDNERALHWLLTGAQPTETMAHILQREGVLEKFFEQRPAAKQKYKGLNKVTAAMSRKSVVEAPAPAEKTEAPAAAPMVGEVAATVAETAPVVEAPAAEEAVSEEVVAEIAESPVAEAAPEPVAEEAAEEKPADA
- the pdhC_2 gene encoding Dihydrolipoyllysine-residue acetyltransferase component of pyruvate dehydrogenase complex, whose amino-acid sequence is MPVEILMPELGEGVHEGTVSRWLKKIGEFVKEDEPIVEIMTDKVNTELPSPASGVLTQILIKEGEPVEVFHAMGLIDDGAQAGQAAATTTEAPSAPAPKAEIQVPAPETKTSPADVTAPSPGERRWYSPVVRSMAKANGIAETELAGIKGSGAGGRVNKKDLEAFLASRSGTPASSPAELRPAPTTTPPAAGPETEIVPLAGMRKMIAEAMVRSSQVPTVSTLTDVDVTKMVGFRSANKDSFQAQFGVKFTYTPFFIKALTEALQEFPLVNSSLQDGQIHLNRAVHMGVAVALGSKGDEGLIVPVIRDCHKKGLIEIAKELEEIASKARSNSLAVADVQGGTFTLTNPGSYGAVLGTPMINAPQAGILGTYTIQKKPVIVDDMIGIRSIMNLVLTYDHRIVDGLLAGRFLQSVKAKLEAFDFFR
- the der gene encoding GTPase Der, whose amino-acid sequence is MSAKIPTVVIVGRPNVGKSTFFNRLVGKRVAVVEDQPGVTRDRLYAEATWKKRKFTVVDTGGILFSDDDPLIEQIRTQAQVALAEADVILFLVDGGEGLRPDDMELANHLRGVKKPLYIVVNKADNPNRAAMAPEFYSLGLGEVFPISSIHGRGVSDLLDEVVNEFPVAAEEDDLSEEIRLAIVGRPNVGKSSMLNAFTGEVRSIVSDIPGTTRDAIDTLIQYKGDTFRLIDTAGLRRRGKIQGTVEYYMAMRASQAIERCHCALIVVDGDEGLTDGDKRIAKMAHDQGRACVIAVNKWDLVEPPDGEPRKNSGAKKDFVAQFRREFPELAYAEICFTSAKETAGLEPVLDTVLKALESWNFRISTGRLNRLIQEACDRRPYTTKGKALRIYYSTQVAARPPTFVVFCNDPDILHFSYQRYLENQLRKEFKLEGTPIRLTARSSRDRD
- the rimM gene encoding Ribosome maturation factor RimM, which produces MPKKTSADDRVQIGQVVGVFGLKGHVKVKILTEFTERFEPGQKLWIDGHEREILDAKWHRDQARIALAGISTPELAESLRWKYLEVPKSERPNLEEDEYYVDDLIGFEAFDASGKPLGKVNDVIAAPAHDILDIGGVLVPAVEEFVVEIDLDNERVVIQPIPGLFDDDSVEAR
- the ffh gene encoding Signal recognition particle protein codes for the protein MLDSLTKRLSGIFGGLRRKGRLSESDVADMLREIRVALLEADVNFQVAKQFVAAIKEKAVGEAVFGSLNADQTIIKIVRDELVSLLGEGETRFNWSPSPPTVVLLCGLQGSGKTTTAAKLARWLGGQGKKAMLAACDIQRPAAVKQLEVLGEQIEVPVYAKLDGTKPPQIAREALERAKYLMLDVLIVDTAGRLTIDDDLMAELKQVADAVRPSEVLLVLDSTTGQEAVTVAQHFNERISLTGTIFTKLDGDTRGGAVLSVRATAGVPVRFVGIGEQTDALDLFYPGRMAERILGMGDVMGIIERAEQVLDRSEAESLEKKIRGGAMDFNDFLSQIAMMRKMGPIQNLLKMVPGISQVPEEMLGQVNDGKIKQLEAIMLSMTPKERSNPDILNGSRRKRIAAGSGRTVEEVNQLIKQLYEMRRNMKQFSKLEKRFKKHKRR